GATACAACTGCCGAACAAAGATTTTTTTACCACACTGCGCGAAAAACTCCTTTGGGGCAAAGATCAGCGGAATTAATAAAATTAATAAGGTTGGATTTAATGAGGTGTTGTTTTCAACTGAGGTTAAAAAATAGAATAAGGTTTTTTGTTTTTAATCAAAAAAATAGCGCAGTGCGCTGCATGCCAGAACCAATATGGTCATAAAGCAATTTATGGGCTGCCGACTGAAGACTCCCCCCCCTGTCCCTTCATTGCTGCTGTGATTTATAATAAAAATCCTCATCATGAGTTTATCAATGAAATTCGGATATTTAGAAAATGTTGAACATCAATAAGCTTTTTTTTACTGTTTTAGGCGGCTTGCTGCTCTTGGCCGGATGCCAAAAAATAGCAGAGGATAAAATCCCGCCGGTCATCCTGCTCAATGGTCATAATCCCGCAACGTTGCTGCTGGACATGGGCTGCAGTTACAGTGACCCCGGCGCTGTGGTTATTGACGACCAAACCTCTGGCTTGAAAGCTACCGTGACGGGAAGCGTGAATTCTGACAGCGCCGGCGTTTATTACCTCGACTACACCGCCGTGGATGCCGACAGCAATGTGGCCACCATTCGCCGCAAAGTAACCGTACAGCACATTGACTTCAACCACTATGCCGGAACTTTTACTGTCGTCGACACGCTCATCAGAATTCCTCACGTTGATACCAGCTACACTTCCAATATCTCCCTCTTTATGTCGAATCCCCGCACATACAGCATTGCCAACTTCAATAATTTTGGCAGCCATTTTAAAG
This region of Bacteroidales bacterium genomic DNA includes:
- a CDS encoding immunoglobulin-like domain-containing protein; this translates as MLNINKLFFTVLGGLLLLAGCQKIAEDKIPPVILLNGHNPATLLLDMGCSYSDPGAVVIDDQTSGLKATVTGSVNSDSAGVYYLDYTAVDADSNVATIRRKVTVQHIDFNHYAGTFTVVDTLIRIPHVDTSYTSNISLFMSNPRTYSIANFNNFGSHFKVLFAPDSSGNFLVNYSKADTVVTGSGYTFCDDTGFNISYNVYVPDSIERRKTSYIRPR